The proteins below come from a single Cricetulus griseus strain 17A/GY chromosome 6, alternate assembly CriGri-PICRH-1.0, whole genome shotgun sequence genomic window:
- the LOC100756472 gene encoding kallikrein-11: MVILRFITLALVTGLVGGETRIIKGYECTPHSQPWQVALFQKTRLLCGATLIAPKWLLTAAHCRKPRYVILLGEHNLEKTDGYEQKRMATESFPHPGFNNSLPNKDHRNDIMLVKMSSPAILTRAVQPLTLSSHCVTAGTSCLISGWGTTSSPQLRLPHSLRCANVSIIEHKECENAYPGNITETMLCASVRKEGKDSCQGDSGGPLVCNGSLQGIISWGQDPCAVTRKPGVYTKVCKYTDWIYEIMKNN; encoded by the exons ATGGTGATTCTACGATTCATCACACTTGCTCTGGTGACAG GGCTTGTAGGGGGAGAGACAAGGATCATCAAGGGTTACGAGTGCACCCCTCATTCCCAGCCATGGCAGGTGGCCCTCTTTCAGAAGACACGGCTTCTCTGTGGGGCAACCCTCATCGCCCCCAAATGGCTCCTGACAGCAGCCCACTGCCGCAAGCC CCGTTACGTGATCCTTCTTGGGGAGCACAATCTGGAGAAGACAGATGGCTATGAGCAGAAGCGGATGGCCACTGAGTCCTTCCCCCACCCCGGCTTTAACAACAGCCTCCCCAACAAAGACCACCGGAATGACATCATGCTGGTGAAGATGTCATCTCCCGCCATCCTTACCCGAGCTGTGCAGCCACTCACCCTGTCCTCCCACTGCGTCACTGCGGGCACCAGCTGCCTCATTTCCGGATGGGGCACCACGTCCAGCCCCCAGT TGCGCCTGCCTCATTCCTTGCGATGTGCCAATGTCTCCATCATTGAACACAAGGAGTGTGAGAATGCCTACCCAGGCAACATCACAGAAACCATGCTGTGTGCCAGTGTTCGGAAAGAGGGCAAAGACTCCTGCCAG GGTGACTCTGGAGGCCCTCTCGTCTGTAATGGGTCTCTTCAAGGCATCATCTCCTGGGGTCAGGACCCATGTGCAGTCACCAGAAAGCCTGGTGTCTATACAAAAGTCTGCAAATATACTGACTGGATCTACGAGATTATGAAAAACAACTAG
- the LOC100752058 gene encoding kallikrein-12: MRPSTLLLLCVVGLSQADREKIFNGVECVKNSQPWQVGLFRGKYLRCGGVLVDRQWILTAAHCSGKYVVRLGEHSLTKLDWTEQLRLTTFSMTHPSYQGAHQNHEHDLRLLRLSRPVHLTHAVRPLALPAFCAPMGTKCHISGWGITNKPWDPFPDRLQCLDLSIVSNNTCQAVFPGRVTENMVCAGGEAGKDACQGDSGGPLVCGGVLQGLVSWGSVGPCGQKGIPGVYTKICKYVPWIRTVIRNN; the protein is encoded by the exons ATGAGGCCCAGCACCCTCTTGCTCCTGTGTGTTGTGG GTCTCAGTCAGGCTGACAGGGAGAAGATTTTTAATGGCGTTGAGTGTGTGAAGAACTCACAGCCTTGGCAGGTGGGGCTGTTCCGTGGCAAATACCTGCGCTGTGGCGGTGTCCTTGTGGACCGCCAGTGGATCCTTACAGCTGCTCACTGCAGTGGCAA GTATGTAGTACGCCTTGGTGAGCACAGCCTCACCAAGCTGGACTGGACAGAACAGTTGAGGCTCACCACCTTCTCCATGACACACCCCAGCTACCAGGGTGCCCATCAGAACCATGAGCACGATCTCCGACTCCTACGGCTGAGCAGACCCGTTCACCTGACCCATGCTGTCCGGCCTCTGGCCCTGCCCGCTTTCTGTGCACCTATGGGGACCAAGTGTCATATTTCAGGATGGGGCATCACAAACAAGCCGTGGG ACCCATTTCCAGACCGGCTCCAATGCCTCGACCTCTCCATCGTCTCCAATAACACATGCCAAGCCGTGTTTCCTGGAAGAGTGACAGAGAACATGGTGTGTGCTGGTGGTGAAGCCGGAAAAGATGCCTGCCAG GGTGACTCTGGAGGCCCCCTGGTGTGTGGAGGGGTTCTTCAAGGTCTGGTTTCCTGGGGATCTGTTGGGCCTTGCGGACAAAAGGGCATTCCAGGGGTCTATACCAAGATCTGCAAATATGTGCCCTGGATCAGAACAGTCATCAGGAACAACTAA